The Lysobacter enzymogenes genome window below encodes:
- a CDS encoding GNAT family N-acetyltransferase produces MNDSSPAASVRIVDYHPRWRADFARLNIEWLERWFAVEPIDREVLGDPETHLLAGGGRILFAVDADDRALGTVALLPHPDGSVELTKMAVAPELRGAGIGRQLMRGVIAAFQQMGGRELFLESSTKLAPALKLYESVGFRHHPAPRPGSHYQRADVYMIWQPESAE; encoded by the coding sequence ATGAACGATTCTTCACCCGCCGCATCGGTCCGCATCGTCGACTACCACCCGCGCTGGCGCGCCGATTTCGCCCGCCTCAACATCGAATGGCTGGAGCGCTGGTTCGCGGTCGAACCGATCGACCGCGAAGTGCTCGGCGATCCGGAAACCCACTTGCTCGCCGGCGGCGGCCGCATCCTGTTCGCGGTCGACGCGGACGACCGCGCGCTGGGCACGGTGGCGTTGCTGCCGCATCCGGACGGCAGCGTGGAGCTGACCAAGATGGCGGTGGCGCCGGAACTGCGCGGCGCCGGCATCGGGCGCCAGCTGATGCGCGGGGTGATCGCCGCGTTCCAGCAGATGGGCGGGCGCGAACTGTTCCTGGAATCGAGCACCAAGCTCGCCCCGGCGCTGAAGCTGTACGAGAGCGTCGGCTTCCGCCACCACCCGGCGCCGCGGCCCGGCTCGCACTACCAGCGCGCCGACGTCTACATGATCTGGCAACCCGAAAGCGCCGAATAA
- a CDS encoding HAD family hydrolase: MSAPLRMVGFDADDTLWRSQDYFDQAQLDFERIVGQYVDLGDARLHERLYEIEKNNIGVFGYGVKGMTLSMIEAAVAITDQRIGAADLHRIVELGKDLLRHPVEMLPGIPEAVAAIAADFEIVLITKGDLFHQEAKVKQCGLADLFRRIEIVSEKDAGTYARLLREFGLPAAQFAMIGNSLRSDIAPVLELGGWGIHVPYHTTWAHENEAEVAADAPRLRRVAAAAELPQAVRELARAADAD, from the coding sequence ATGAGCGCACCTCTCCGCATGGTCGGCTTCGACGCCGACGACACTCTCTGGCGCAGCCAGGATTATTTCGACCAGGCCCAGCTCGATTTCGAGCGCATCGTCGGCCAGTACGTCGACCTCGGCGACGCGCGTCTGCACGAGCGCCTGTACGAGATCGAAAAGAACAACATCGGCGTGTTCGGCTACGGCGTCAAAGGCATGACCTTGTCGATGATCGAGGCGGCGGTGGCGATCACCGATCAGCGCATCGGCGCCGCCGATCTGCACCGCATCGTCGAGCTCGGCAAGGACCTGCTGCGGCATCCGGTCGAAATGCTGCCGGGCATTCCCGAAGCGGTCGCGGCGATCGCCGCCGATTTCGAGATCGTGCTGATCACCAAGGGCGACCTGTTCCACCAGGAAGCCAAGGTCAAGCAATGCGGCCTGGCCGACCTGTTCCGGCGCATCGAGATCGTCAGCGAGAAGGACGCCGGCACCTACGCCCGCCTGCTGCGCGAGTTCGGCCTGCCGGCCGCGCAGTTCGCGATGATCGGCAATTCGCTGCGCTCGGACATCGCGCCGGTGCTGGAACTCGGCGGCTGGGGCATCCACGTCCCGTACCACACCACCTGGGCGCACGAGAACGAGGCCGAGGTCGCCGCCGACGCGCCGCGCCTGCGCCGCGTGGCCGCGGCCGCCGAGCTGCCGCAGGCGGTGCGCGAACTGGCGCGCGCGGCGGACGCCGACTGA
- a CDS encoding EF-hand domain-containing protein gives MNIKSRKPLIAALALTAALATPMAFAQSATEQAPPGGDAAATAAQDPAAATAAPAPSAQKKSWADVDTDKSGNLSKGEAAAVPALSQVFEQADSDANGQLTPDEYKNYVAKAQSGGGAASGNSGGK, from the coding sequence ATGAACATCAAGTCCCGCAAGCCGCTGATCGCCGCTCTGGCCCTGACCGCCGCGCTCGCCACGCCGATGGCCTTCGCTCAATCCGCGACCGAACAGGCGCCCCCGGGCGGTGACGCCGCCGCTACCGCCGCCCAGGATCCGGCCGCCGCCACCGCCGCGCCGGCGCCGAGCGCGCAGAAGAAGAGCTGGGCCGACGTCGACACCGACAAGAGCGGCAACCTCAGCAAGGGCGAAGCGGCGGCCGTGCCGGCGCTGAGCCAGGTGTTCGAACAGGCCGACAGCGACGCCAACGGCCAGCTGACGCCGGACGAATACAAGAATTACGTGGCCAAGGCCCAGTCGGGCGGCGGCGCCGCCAGCGGCAACAGCGGCGGCAAGTAA
- a CDS encoding winged helix DNA-binding domain-containing protein, protein MAANARGAAPATLSARALNRALLARQSLLERSDESVVAMAERLIGLQAQAPNPPYLGLWTRLQRFALDDLSAALRERRIVRATMMRGTLHLVSADDYRALRPVLQPALRRLSLASGHAKALRGLELEPLRRAGFEALRAQPLNAAALAEALRAHWPDRDCAQLAALVRSAEPLVHVPPAGEWDWHKPAAFATALDWLGAAVADAPDEAAVDAMVLRYLGAFGPASARDLGAWSGLSAPAERLQRLRPQLRVFRDEHGTELFDLPDAPLPPADLPAPPRLLPEFDNVVLAHARRERILDDSVRAAVYTRNGLVAATVLLDGFVAGVWTLQRDARSATLTISPFRRLAAAERAALEAQAADCLRVAAADRGKHEVRFARVHKPA, encoded by the coding sequence ATGGCGGCGAACGCGCGCGGAGCCGCGCCGGCGACCCTGTCGGCGCGCGCGCTCAATCGCGCCTTGCTGGCGCGGCAGAGCCTGCTGGAGCGCAGCGACGAATCGGTCGTGGCGATGGCCGAGCGTCTGATCGGCTTGCAGGCGCAGGCGCCGAATCCGCCGTACCTGGGCTTGTGGACGCGCCTGCAGCGGTTCGCGCTGGACGATCTGAGCGCGGCCCTGCGCGAACGCCGCATCGTCCGCGCGACGATGATGCGCGGCACCTTGCATCTGGTCAGCGCCGACGATTACCGCGCGCTGCGCCCGGTGTTGCAGCCGGCGCTGCGGCGCCTGAGCCTGGCCAGCGGCCACGCCAAGGCGCTGCGCGGGCTGGAACTGGAACCGCTGCGGCGCGCCGGCTTCGAGGCCTTGCGCGCGCAGCCGCTGAACGCCGCCGCGCTGGCCGAAGCGTTGCGCGCGCACTGGCCGGATCGCGATTGCGCGCAACTCGCGGCGCTGGTGCGCAGCGCCGAGCCGCTGGTGCACGTGCCGCCGGCCGGCGAATGGGACTGGCACAAGCCGGCGGCCTTCGCCACCGCGCTGGACTGGCTCGGCGCCGCCGTCGCCGACGCGCCGGACGAGGCGGCGGTGGATGCGATGGTGCTGCGCTACCTCGGCGCGTTCGGCCCGGCCAGCGCGCGCGACCTCGGCGCGTGGTCGGGCCTGTCCGCGCCGGCCGAGCGCTTGCAGCGGCTGCGGCCGCAACTGCGCGTCTTCCGCGACGAACACGGCACGGAGCTGTTCGATCTGCCCGACGCGCCGCTGCCGCCGGCGGACCTGCCGGCGCCGCCGCGGCTGCTGCCGGAGTTCGACAACGTCGTGCTCGCGCATGCGCGGCGCGAACGCATCCTCGACGATTCCGTGCGCGCGGCGGTGTACACCCGCAACGGCCTGGTCGCCGCCACGGTGTTGCTCGACGGCTTCGTCGCCGGCGTGTGGACGCTGCAACGCGACGCGCGTTCGGCGACGCTGACGATATCGCCGTTCCGGCGCCTGGCCGCGGCCGAGCGCGCCGCCTTGGAAGCGCAGGCCGCCGATTGCCTGCGCGTGGCCGCGGCGGATCGCGGAAAGCACGAGGTGCGCTTCGCGCGCGTGCACAAGCCGGCGTAG
- a CDS encoding TolB family protein, with amino-acid sequence MRRALAIAALWLSAGAAAAAVPGFGARGESVEPWAPARIASDRFESHPAFDPLTGDLYFVRSAPDFTGWRILTSHCGNDGWSEPVEPAFAGDGVEADPWFTPDGRTLYFISSRSPDGAPPPAGAKRKDLDLWRVERDAHGQWGRPQRLPEPVNSPGAEWFPRLAADGWLYFGSTGRPGGLGKTDLWRARQGGDGAWTVENLGPNLNTPDDEYEPLVSADGKRMVLMAADGLYQSLRGAHGWSKRTKLGPRIDANGSEIGALLSPDGHSMLFARDLKGERSGELFLWRDGKGDPNWPPRCPRPR; translated from the coding sequence GTGAGGCGCGCGCTGGCGATCGCGGCGCTGTGGCTGAGCGCGGGCGCGGCGGCCGCAGCGGTGCCGGGCTTCGGCGCGCGCGGCGAAAGCGTGGAGCCGTGGGCGCCGGCGCGCATCGCCAGCGACCGTTTCGAATCGCACCCGGCGTTCGATCCGCTGACCGGCGATCTGTATTTCGTGCGCAGCGCGCCGGACTTCACCGGTTGGCGCATCCTCACCAGCCATTGCGGCAACGACGGCTGGAGCGAGCCGGTCGAACCCGCGTTCGCCGGCGACGGGGTCGAAGCCGATCCCTGGTTCACGCCCGATGGCCGCACGCTGTACTTCATTTCCTCGCGCAGCCCCGACGGCGCGCCGCCGCCGGCCGGCGCCAAACGCAAGGACCTCGATCTGTGGCGGGTCGAGCGCGACGCGCATGGGCAATGGGGCCGGCCGCAGCGCCTGCCCGAGCCGGTCAATTCGCCCGGCGCCGAGTGGTTTCCGCGTCTGGCCGCGGACGGCTGGCTGTACTTCGGCTCGACGGGCCGCCCCGGCGGCCTCGGCAAGACCGACCTGTGGCGCGCGCGCCAGGGCGGCGACGGCGCGTGGACGGTAGAGAACCTCGGCCCCAACCTCAACACGCCCGACGACGAGTACGAACCCTTGGTGTCGGCCGACGGAAAACGCATGGTGCTGATGGCGGCCGACGGCCTGTACCAAAGCCTGCGCGGCGCGCATGGCTGGTCGAAGCGAACCAAGCTCGGCCCGCGCATCGACGCCAACGGCAGCGAGATCGGCGCGCTGCTGTCGCCGGACGGGCATTCGATGCTGTTCGCCCGCGATCTCAAGGGCGAGCGTTCCGGCGAACTGTTCCTGTGGCGCGACGGCAAGGGCGATCCGAACTGGCCGCCGCGCTGCCCGCGGCCGCGCTGA
- a CDS encoding CPXCG motif-containing cysteine-rich protein codes for MLPSVEVHCPYCGEPIELLVDESAGDQRYIEDCQVCCRPIVVAVNIDEDGAAEVSVYAENDA; via the coding sequence ATGCTGCCCAGCGTGGAAGTGCACTGCCCTTATTGCGGCGAGCCGATCGAATTGCTGGTCGACGAATCGGCCGGCGATCAGCGCTATATCGAGGACTGCCAGGTCTGCTGCCGCCCGATCGTGGTCGCGGTCAACATCGACGAAGACGGCGCGGCGGAAGTGTCCGTGTACGCGGAGAACGACGCGTGA
- a CDS encoding PQQ-dependent sugar dehydrogenase, whose amino-acid sequence MKPNTLSLLCAAALALPASAALAHDAPAALAHQARSEAADTATAAKANPFTATEVARFNEPWAMTFLPNGRLLVTEKRGVLKVLTIGGTAQTITGVPAVAYGGQGGFGDVILHPQFATNNLVYISYAEKGTTSGTAGATVARAKLTLTSSGGSLSNLQVLWRQPKVTGSNHYGHRLAFGPDRKLWITSSERQKFDPAQDLNSPLGKVIRLNDDGSVPTDNPFYSRGGVAATVWSYGHRNLLGIAFDAQNKLWIHEMGPMGGDELNLIERGSNYGWPLVSQGDHYDGTPIPRHNTRPDLNAPEAWWNPVIAPAGFVIYSGTRFPNWAGSGLIGGLASQALVRVKFNGNTAAEAERYPMGKRIREVEQGPNGDVWLLEDGTNARLLRLTPI is encoded by the coding sequence ATGAAGCCCAACACCCTCAGCCTGCTGTGCGCCGCCGCGCTGGCGCTGCCCGCGAGCGCAGCGCTCGCCCATGACGCGCCTGCCGCGCTCGCTCACCAGGCGCGCAGCGAAGCCGCCGACACCGCGACCGCCGCCAAGGCCAATCCGTTCACCGCCACCGAAGTGGCGCGCTTCAACGAACCGTGGGCGATGACGTTCCTGCCGAACGGCCGCCTGCTCGTCACCGAAAAACGCGGCGTGCTCAAGGTGCTGACCATTGGCGGCACCGCGCAGACGATCACCGGCGTGCCGGCCGTGGCCTACGGCGGCCAGGGCGGATTCGGCGACGTGATCCTGCATCCGCAGTTCGCGACCAATAATCTGGTCTACATCAGCTACGCCGAAAAAGGCACGACCAGCGGCACCGCCGGCGCCACCGTCGCGCGCGCCAAGCTGACCCTGACCAGCAGCGGCGGTTCGTTGAGCAATCTGCAGGTGCTGTGGCGCCAGCCCAAGGTCACCGGCAGCAACCATTACGGCCACCGCCTCGCGTTCGGGCCGGACCGCAAGCTGTGGATCACTTCCAGCGAACGGCAGAAGTTCGATCCGGCGCAGGACCTCAATTCGCCGCTGGGCAAGGTGATCCGGCTCAACGACGACGGCAGCGTGCCGACCGACAATCCCTTCTACAGCCGCGGCGGCGTCGCCGCGACGGTGTGGTCGTACGGCCACCGCAACCTGCTCGGCATCGCTTTCGATGCGCAGAACAAGCTGTGGATCCACGAGATGGGGCCGATGGGCGGCGACGAGCTCAACCTGATCGAGCGCGGCTCCAACTACGGTTGGCCGCTGGTATCGCAGGGCGACCATTACGACGGCACGCCGATCCCGCGCCACAACACCCGCCCCGACCTCAACGCGCCGGAAGCGTGGTGGAACCCGGTGATCGCGCCGGCCGGTTTCGTGATCTATTCGGGCACGCGCTTCCCGAACTGGGCCGGCAGCGGGCTGATCGGCGGCCTGGCTTCGCAGGCGCTGGTGCGGGTCAAGTTCAACGGCAACACCGCGGCGGAAGCCGAGCGCTATCCGATGGGCAAGCGCATTCGCGAGGTCGAGCAAGGGCCCAACGGCGATGTGTGGTTGCTGGAGGATGGGACGAATGCGCGGTTGCTGCGTTTGACGCCGATCTGA
- a CDS encoding lytic transglycosylase domain-containing protein, whose amino-acid sequence MTVAAPARTAALRLAAAVALLALASTAAQARTVYRCVRDGTVSLATAPEPGSRCEPKQFDDNAVKLPNLWGELGVINGNLYERQQDGKTVYSTRNLPGSVRVMGFSVETPPGEPAHPGLGKVGKPQLDKFAVQFRSAAKANGLDDAWLRAIAHAESGFDAKAVSSKGAQGVMQLMPETAKEYGVSDPFSSDESIKAGARHLKSLLRRYNNDVTLATAAYNAGIGTVTRYRGVPPYRETQEYIAKVEALVQRYQLALGTRKPALRAAQ is encoded by the coding sequence ATGACCGTCGCCGCGCCCGCCCGCACCGCCGCCCTGCGCCTGGCCGCCGCCGTGGCGCTGCTGGCGCTGGCCAGCACCGCCGCGCAGGCGCGCACCGTGTACCGCTGCGTGCGCGACGGCACCGTCAGCCTCGCCACCGCGCCCGAACCCGGCTCGCGCTGCGAGCCCAAGCAGTTCGACGACAACGCAGTGAAGCTGCCGAACCTGTGGGGCGAACTCGGCGTCATCAACGGCAACCTCTACGAACGCCAGCAGGACGGCAAGACCGTCTACAGCACGCGCAACCTGCCGGGCTCGGTCCGGGTGATGGGCTTCAGCGTGGAAACGCCGCCGGGTGAACCGGCGCATCCGGGCCTGGGCAAGGTCGGCAAGCCGCAACTGGACAAGTTCGCCGTGCAGTTCCGCAGCGCGGCCAAGGCCAACGGCCTGGACGACGCCTGGCTGCGCGCGATCGCCCACGCCGAAAGCGGCTTCGACGCCAAGGCGGTGTCGAGCAAGGGCGCGCAAGGCGTGATGCAGCTGATGCCGGAGACCGCGAAGGAATACGGGGTCAGCGATCCGTTCTCCTCGGACGAATCGATCAAGGCCGGCGCGCGCCACCTCAAGTCGCTGCTGCGGCGCTACAACAACGACGTGACCTTGGCCACGGCCGCGTACAACGCCGGCATCGGCACGGTGACGCGCTACCGCGGCGTGCCGCCGTACCGCGAGACCCAGGAGTACATCGCCAAGGTCGAGGCTTTGGTGCAGCGTTATCAATTGGCGTTGGGGACGCGCAAGCCGGCGCTGCGCGCGGCGCAGTAA